TTGCTGAGGATTTGCCTTGTTTTCTTTTCAGCTCAGAAATACCATACAATAAACAGCCACAACTGCGAAGTCAGAAAAGCACTCCCAAAACAGGAAATGGAGGCGTCCAATCAGAGGAGTAAGCATAATAACCCATCTTTATTTGTCCAAATGTATGAATGTTTTAGAGTGGCACATATAGAACATACTTCAGTGTCAATATTGGCATTTTCTTTTTAGATAGGGGTGGTGGCTCTGGAAACTTCATGGGCCGAGGTGGTAACTCTGGTGGTGGCAACTTTGGGCAAGGTAAGTCCCTTTTCCATTTGATATGTGGATACATTTGGAACCGTAATCCCACCAGCAATGTAAATTGAATTATCTTGTGTGTTACAGGAGGCTACGGTGGcggaagaggaggggatggataCAATGGATACGGTGGAGAGGGTCAGTATTTACGTAACGGATCATCAGATAAGGAGCGGGAACTTGACGATGCATTTCTAAAAGAGAGCTTACTCAAATCTGAGCGCTTTTCTGTCCAGGTGGAAACTACAGTGGGGGACCTGGCTACAGAGGTGGACGTGGTGGCGGGTATGGGGGAGGAAGTCCTGGGTATGGTAACCAGGGAGGAGGCTTTGGAGGAGGATATGATAACTACAACGACAGAGGCAACTTTAGAGGTACGAACACCTGTTTTAGCCTGTATATATTGTCATGCCACATAATCTGTTTGAATGAGCTGAACCCACAGTAATTGGATGTGACAACATTATTCTAAAACTACATCCCTGTGACTCGTAGGGAACTTTGGTGGTGGAAGGGGCGGAAATTACAATGACTTTGGCAACTACGGAGGACCACAATCTAGCTATGGTCCCATGAAGGGGAACAACTTTGGTGGTAGAAACTCTGGTGGTGGCCCCTATGGAGGTGAGTATTCTCTCGCTGAGCTGGACGAGGTGATGTGCTGTCTGATGTTGTGATGACACAACCCTCATCTGTCAATCATTTGTTTATTCCAGGTGGCTACGGCTCAGGCGGTGGAAGTGGGCATGGCTACGGCTCACAGCGATATTGATACTATGACGCTCGGGTAAGTTCCGTTTGAAAACACTGAGCATACCTGACTGTATAGTACAGTGTGAGCCCACGCAACACTAGAATAACTATTTGTTTTATCCTGTATCCATTCAACAGGCTTCAGTTCTTAGCAGGAGAGGAGATGAGCAAGGATTTGTCAGGAAAGCTGCAGGTTACTGTACTTTTAGGCAGTCGTCTGAAAGCATGTAGAGGAACAGAAGTCAGAAAGTTATTGCAGCTTTAACGGGAAACTAATCCTAAGAAAGACTGTACACACAAACTACAAAGTGCAAGGGTGTAGCTAGTACCTTATTTGTGGTAGATGTTCCCCCACTTTATAATTGTTCCTTTTGTGCATCTGAAGTGTATGTATTGTTGTGCCTGTGGAATCAGGAGttttaacaaaaataaaaaagtatttcgAACTCCAGTCAGTTTTGAATAGTCCTACATTTATTTTGCTGTAGATTGATAGATTTTCTATGGTCTTCTCATCTTTGTCGTTTTTGAAGAACTTGGTCCTGTCAGAAGGGCCTATACGCATCAGGCCCTCAAATAAGCTAGTGctgtcttttttttcttttgaAGTTAATATGATTGCAAGTCTTTGTATCAAGTGTATTATGATCTGTATTTCAAGAACCCCATGTATTTTATTAGTGACAAGTGGTTATAAGTAGTGCAGACAACAATTTTAAGGAAATGTGTTTTACACTACTTGTATGCAGTAAACAGAATTCTagattgtaaaaaatattttgacaaGTGGAAAAAAGTTTAATAAAGTTGTGTAGTAAAGTCTTTTGAAGTATAGTGCATCATTGGCTCAGAGAGATTGAAGGATTTGATTCTTGTCATGTCCGTCATCACTAATCAAGTGTAGCAAATCAATATCCTCAGAAGTATGTTTTGTTTTCTCTGAACTTTGAAAGATTCATTTTTTTCCCTGCCTGGATGGAAAGGGAGTCTTGGCTAGTCCTAGGGCGAGGGACACGCATCGCCTAGCCAGGATTGCACTAGTAG
The genomic region above belongs to Oncorhynchus mykiss isolate Arlee chromosome 3, USDA_OmykA_1.1, whole genome shotgun sequence and contains:
- the LOC110520134 gene encoding heterogeneous nuclear ribonucleoprotein A3, producing MEGHEHREPEQLRKLFIGGLSFETTEESLRIHFEQWGNLTDSVVMRDPNNKRSRGFGFVTYSCVEEVDACMAARPHKVDGRVVEPKRAVSREDSNRPGAHLTVKKIFVGGIKEDTREDHIREYFETYGRIETIDIMEERATGKKRGFCFVSFDDNDTVDKIVAQKYHTINSHNCEVRKALPKQEMEASNQRNRGGGSGNFMGRGGNSGGGNFGQGGYGGGRGGDGYNGYGGEGGNYSGGPGYRGGRGGGYGGGSPGYGNQGGGFGGGYDNYNDRGNFRGNFGGGRGGNYNDFGNYGGPQSSYGPMKGNNFGGRNSGGGPYGGGYGSGGGSGHGYGSQRY